TAGTTGTAGAACTCACTTAAATTTATTAAAAAGGTTTGAGAATCAATAATTATTTATATAATATTTAATAAAGCAGAATTAAAGATTTTAAGAGTGATAATTTGAGATACATGTTTTTGGATGAATCGGGAGATCTTGGACCAAAAGGATCAAAGTACTTTGTAATAGCTGCTTTGGCAGTTGAAGATCCAAAAAAGCTAGATCGTATTATCAAAAACATGAGAAGGAACAAATTCAAAAAAGAACTAAAAGGATCTCATGAAATCAAAGCTAACAGTTCTTCTACGGCAGTAAAAGAATATATGATTAAAAAATTAAATAAGGTCCCTAATGCCACTATTTATTGTATTATTTTTAATAAAGAACATTATTTAAGCAATTCTAAAAATTACATGGATAAAAATGAACTTTATGATTGTGTTGCAGGGGCTTTAGCAAGGGAAATTACTCTTAGAGACAATACAATTATCAGAATAGATAAATCAAAGGGAAAACAATTTTTAAGGAAACGATTTGATTCCTATTTTAAAAAGAATTTGAATACAAATAACAGGAAAGTTGAAATTTATCACAGTGAATCGCATGCTTGGTCTGGACTTCAATTCGCAGATATAATTGCAGGATCTTATTTTCAAAAATTTGAGCATGATGATGGTATCTGTGTAGATTTATTAGATATAAAATGTAATTTACATGAATTAAAGAGAAAATAAGTGGTCCAGCACCTGGAAGTACTTATTTTACCGATACCACGCATCTAATACTAACCTCCGTAGTCTGATTTTACATCAAGTTACAGTCCCTTAGATCATGAAATGATCCAGTTCTGTAGTATCTTTTTCTAGGTAGTATCGAATCTTCGTGCACCTCAAGGTACACTGACTCCCAGGTTTTACCTGTAATAGTAACTTGGTCGTTTGCTATATAAATTTTTTTTGTAAATGGAAAAAAGAGAGAAAGAAT
This DNA window, taken from Methanobacterium congolense, encodes the following:
- a CDS encoding DUF3800 domain-containing protein gives rise to the protein MDESGDLGPKGSKYFVIAALAVEDPKKLDRIIKNMRRNKFKKELKGSHEIKANSSSTAVKEYMIKKLNKVPNATIYCIIFNKEHYLSNSKNYMDKNELYDCVAGALAREITLRDNTIIRIDKSKGKQFLRKRFDSYFKKNLNTNNRKVEIYHSESHAWSGLQFADIIAGSYFQKFEHDDGICVDLLDIKCNLHELKRK